Proteins from a single region of Dyadobacter fanqingshengii:
- a CDS encoding DUF1761 domain-containing protein, whose translation MRKQSVNLWAVLVCVVLGQIIPALWYTIFSERWMALNGFTLEQMKGSTSPVPYLASIVSSSFMAYTLAWVFTKIPVRSLLSGMLTGLLFGVVFVFLETIVKDMFSMRPLLLSFIDGGVSVLVYAITGSILGAWRKYD comes from the coding sequence ATGAGAAAACAATCTGTCAATCTTTGGGCCGTGCTTGTATGTGTGGTGTTAGGTCAGATTATACCAGCTTTATGGTATACCATATTTTCGGAACGTTGGATGGCTTTGAACGGCTTTACATTGGAACAGATGAAAGGATCGACGAGTCCGGTTCCTTATCTTGCCAGCATTGTTTCGTCTTCTTTTATGGCATATACTTTGGCGTGGGTATTTACTAAGATCCCTGTCAGATCTTTACTTTCTGGTATGCTAACCGGCTTGCTTTTCGGCGTGGTTTTTGTCTTTTTGGAAACCATTGTGAAAGATATGTTTTCCATGCGTCCGCTGCTGCTATCCTTCATTGATGGTGGCGTAAGTGTGCTCGTATACGCAATCACGGGATCCATCCTCGGCGCATGGCGCAAGTATGACTAG
- the queG gene encoding tRNA epoxyqueuosine(34) reductase QueG: MTAEDLVRQQRSQFIKAKALENGFDFCGISKADFLEEEAPRLENWLNKNNHGAMGYMANHFDKRLDPRKLVDGAKSVISVLLNYYPENKLPESPDDLKLSKYAYGTDYHYVLKEKLGALLQAVQDEIGEVSGRIFVDSAPVMDKVWAAKSGLGWVGKHSNLLNRDMGSFFFIGEIICDLDLAYDGAVQDYCGTCTRCLDACPTDAITEPFVVDGSKCISYYTIELKEAIPQEAQGKFDNWIFGCDICQDVCPWNRFSKPHTTKEFTLPESLAGFTSNDWQEITEDVFRELFRRSPIKRTKYDGLKRNIEFVLSSK, translated from the coding sequence ATGACGGCAGAAGATCTTGTAAGGCAGCAGCGGAGTCAGTTTATCAAAGCCAAAGCACTTGAAAATGGTTTTGACTTCTGTGGTATTTCCAAAGCGGATTTTCTAGAAGAAGAAGCGCCCCGTCTTGAGAACTGGCTGAATAAGAACAATCACGGCGCAATGGGCTACATGGCCAATCATTTTGACAAACGCCTCGACCCGCGAAAGCTCGTAGACGGCGCTAAAAGTGTCATTTCCGTTCTCCTTAATTATTATCCCGAAAACAAACTTCCCGAAAGTCCCGACGATTTAAAACTATCCAAATACGCTTACGGAACGGATTACCATTATGTTCTGAAAGAAAAACTGGGCGCACTTTTACAGGCCGTTCAGGACGAGATCGGGGAGGTGAGTGGCAGGATTTTCGTGGATTCTGCACCGGTTATGGATAAAGTTTGGGCTGCGAAAAGTGGCCTGGGCTGGGTAGGAAAGCATTCTAACCTGCTCAACCGCGACATGGGCAGCTTTTTCTTTATCGGAGAAATCATTTGTGACCTGGATCTCGCCTATGACGGCGCCGTTCAGGATTACTGCGGAACATGCACGCGCTGCCTCGATGCTTGTCCGACGGACGCCATCACCGAACCATTTGTGGTCGACGGCAGTAAATGTATCAGCTATTACACCATTGAATTAAAGGAAGCCATTCCGCAAGAGGCTCAGGGTAAGTTTGATAACTGGATCTTCGGTTGCGACATCTGCCAGGACGTGTGTCCATGGAACCGTTTTTCAAAGCCGCATACCACCAAAGAATTCACATTACCTGAAAGTCTGGCAGGCTTTACCAGCAATGATTGGCAGGAAATTACGGAGGACGTTTTTCGCGAACTGTTCCGCCGGTCACCCATCAAAAGGACCAAATATGACGGTTTAAAGCGCAATATCGAATTTGTTCTATCCTCCAAATAA
- a CDS encoding nucleotide exchange factor GrpE, translating into MPENTESNIDQDKIYEMNEEQASVDADKLDNDEAIGTNTVPLDNAGQEIKNDAPSGESSVEKDPIEEARIELAELKDKYIRLYADFENFRRRTAKEKLEMISGASADMVKAILPIVDDFERAKVSFESSTEIDALKEGVDLIYTKLSKTLEAKGLKPMESKGETFDAELHESIAQFPAPSEDLKGKVIDEIEKGYFLNDKVIRYAKVIVGA; encoded by the coding sequence ATGCCTGAAAATACCGAATCCAACATAGATCAAGACAAAATTTACGAAATGAACGAGGAACAAGCGTCAGTGGATGCTGACAAGTTAGACAACGACGAGGCGATCGGAACAAATACAGTGCCTTTGGACAATGCAGGCCAGGAGATAAAAAATGACGCGCCTTCCGGAGAATCGTCGGTTGAAAAAGATCCTATTGAAGAAGCCAGGATTGAACTCGCTGAGTTGAAAGACAAATACATTCGTCTTTACGCCGATTTTGAAAACTTCCGCAGACGGACTGCAAAAGAAAAGCTGGAAATGATTTCCGGTGCCAGCGCTGATATGGTTAAGGCCATCCTGCCTATCGTTGACGACTTCGAGCGTGCAAAAGTATCATTTGAATCTTCAACAGAGATCGACGCGCTGAAAGAAGGCGTTGATCTGATATATACCAAACTTTCTAAAACGCTAGAAGCCAAAGGACTTAAACCGATGGAATCCAAAGGCGAAACATTTGATGCAGAGCTTCACGAATCGATTGCGCAGTTCCCTGCACCCTCGGAAGATCTCAAAGGAAAAGTGATCGATGAGATCGAAAAAGGGTATTTTCTTAACGACAAAGTGATACGTTACGCGAAAGTGATCGTAGGAGCTTAA
- the dnaJ gene encoding molecular chaperone DnaJ, with the protein MAKKRDYYEVLGVDRGAAAEDIKKAYRKLAIKFHPDKNPDDPTAEDKFKEAAEAYSILSDDNKRARYDQFGHAGVGGAGAGAGGFSGGGGFTMDDIFSQFGDIFGESNPFGDIFGRAGGGGRRVRKGSDLRIKLKLNLEEVANGVEKKIKVKRHVTCNTCGGNGAKNGTSLTNCNSCNGTGQVRKVVSTMLGQMVSTSTCPTCNGDGKIISERCDSCAGEGRLLQDDLITLNIPGGVAEGMQLSMSGKGNVPTRGGVAGDLLIVIEEEEDANLKRDGNNIVFDMHLSFIDATLGTSVEIPTIDGKARINIEQGTQAGKILRLKGKGIKDLNGYGKGDQLVHINVWTPQQLSSDERETLESLRHSPNFQPKPGKNEKGFFDKMKDFFH; encoded by the coding sequence ATGGCAAAGAAAAGAGATTACTACGAAGTCCTTGGCGTAGATCGCGGCGCTGCGGCAGAAGACATTAAGAAGGCTTATCGTAAGCTGGCAATTAAGTTTCACCCGGATAAAAATCCGGACGATCCTACTGCGGAAGATAAATTCAAAGAAGCTGCGGAGGCTTACAGCATTCTCAGCGATGATAACAAACGCGCGCGGTATGATCAGTTTGGTCATGCAGGTGTAGGCGGTGCAGGCGCGGGAGCTGGCGGTTTTAGCGGCGGCGGCGGATTCACCATGGATGACATTTTCTCTCAGTTTGGTGATATTTTTGGAGAAAGCAACCCATTTGGTGACATATTCGGACGTGCCGGTGGCGGTGGCCGTCGGGTTCGCAAAGGTTCTGATCTGCGGATCAAGCTCAAATTGAACCTCGAAGAGGTTGCGAATGGCGTTGAGAAAAAAATAAAAGTAAAAAGACACGTGACCTGCAACACTTGCGGTGGCAATGGTGCTAAAAACGGAACCTCGCTGACAAACTGTAATTCGTGTAACGGAACAGGTCAAGTACGGAAAGTGGTAAGCACAATGCTAGGCCAGATGGTTTCGACAAGCACTTGTCCTACTTGTAACGGTGACGGCAAGATCATCAGCGAACGTTGCGATTCATGTGCAGGAGAAGGACGTTTGTTGCAGGATGACCTGATCACATTGAACATTCCGGGTGGCGTTGCCGAAGGAATGCAGTTGTCGATGTCGGGAAAAGGCAATGTGCCTACACGCGGTGGTGTAGCGGGCGATCTTTTGATAGTGATCGAAGAGGAAGAAGATGCGAATCTGAAAAGGGATGGTAACAACATTGTTTTCGATATGCACCTGAGCTTCATTGACGCCACTTTGGGAACTTCTGTTGAAATCCCTACCATTGACGGCAAGGCCAGGATCAACATTGAACAAGGCACGCAGGCCGGCAAAATTCTGCGGCTGAAAGGTAAAGGGATTAAGGATCTCAACGGTTACGGAAAAGGTGATCAGTTGGTTCATATTAATGTATGGACGCCGCAGCAGCTTTCATCGGATGAGCGTGAAACATTGGAATCGCTTCGTCATTCGCCTAATTTCCAGCCGAAACCAGGCAAGAATGAAAAAGGTTTTTTTGATAAAATGAAGGATTTCTTTCACTGA
- a CDS encoding endonuclease/exonuclease/phosphatase family protein: protein MKTILLSIALLLSQMLFAQNNTPTELTFATYNVSMEAENYVPKGTKDISEQVLIKELASGTNPQIRNIARIIKTVRPDVILLNEFDYIADPQQGVVQFVKAYLNVDSDGAKAIDYPYYYYATSNTGQPSPYDLDNNGKAERFGADAWGFGLYPGQYGMALLSKYPIDADQVRTFQHFKWKDMPGALLTKKPDNTDWYAPEAWQQFPLSSKSHWDIPIKFGAKTIHFLASHPTPPSFDGAEDRNGKRNHDEIRFWNDYISGEQGAYIYDDKGKRGSLPADASFVILGDQNASPDEGNAIGEGIKSLLAHAKINNDAAPASKGGPEHSSSNPFAKNHTAVWRMRADYVLPSRAGLKVLDSGVFWPAKGEPLAELVEKRESSSDHRLVWVKVGLD, encoded by the coding sequence ATGAAAACGATACTATTATCCATTGCCCTATTACTTTCGCAAATGCTCTTTGCTCAAAATAACACTCCTACTGAACTCACTTTCGCGACTTATAATGTTAGTATGGAGGCGGAAAATTATGTCCCGAAGGGCACGAAAGACATTTCCGAACAAGTGCTGATCAAAGAGCTGGCAAGTGGAACAAACCCGCAAATCCGCAACATTGCCCGGATCATTAAAACAGTGCGGCCGGATGTGATCTTATTGAATGAGTTTGACTATATCGCCGATCCGCAGCAAGGGGTTGTGCAATTTGTAAAAGCTTATCTGAATGTTGATTCGGACGGCGCAAAAGCGATTGATTATCCTTATTACTACTACGCAACGTCCAACACCGGACAGCCGAGCCCTTATGATCTGGATAATAATGGAAAGGCGGAGCGCTTTGGAGCGGATGCATGGGGATTCGGCCTTTATCCAGGCCAATATGGAATGGCACTTTTATCAAAATATCCGATTGACGCCGATCAGGTGCGCACTTTTCAGCATTTTAAATGGAAGGATATGCCTGGCGCTTTACTAACGAAAAAGCCGGACAATACAGATTGGTATGCACCCGAAGCCTGGCAGCAATTTCCGCTTTCTTCCAAATCGCACTGGGACATTCCAATCAAATTTGGTGCAAAGACGATCCATTTTCTGGCGAGCCATCCTACGCCGCCCAGCTTTGACGGTGCTGAGGACCGGAACGGAAAGCGTAATCACGACGAAATCCGGTTTTGGAATGACTATATCAGCGGCGAGCAGGGTGCTTACATTTACGATGATAAGGGCAAGCGGGGTTCATTACCTGCGGACGCAAGTTTCGTAATTTTAGGTGATCAAAATGCTTCGCCTGATGAAGGAAATGCCATTGGTGAAGGAATAAAATCGCTGCTGGCACATGCAAAAATCAACAATGATGCGGCGCCAGCCAGCAAAGGCGGTCCGGAACATTCCAGCAGCAACCCATTTGCCAAGAACCACACAGCAGTATGGCGTATGCGTGCCGATTACGTGCTCCCTTCACGGGCTGGATTGAAAGTTCTTGACAGCGGCGTTTTCTGGCCAGCAAAAGGCGAGCCGCTGGCTGAATTGGTTGAGAAGCGGGAATCCAGTTCGGATCACCGGTTGGTTTGGGTGAAGGTTGGGTTGGATTAA
- a CDS encoding glycosyltransferase family 117 protein: protein MTRFNRSNNLTGWIVFAIALITYTLTVERTASFWDCGEFIACAFKLQVPHPPGAPFFLLIGRIFSLLAFGDLSNVAYWVNMVSVLSSAFTILFLFWTITLLARKLIAKSDADLTSGDIILLMGAGIVGSLAYTWSDSFWFSAVEAEVYGMSSFFTAIVIWAVFKWERVDDPAAENRWLIFIAYLVGLSIGVHLLNLVTIPALALVYYFKKYPKVSVFGGILAFAGGLVILAIINSGIIPGLPSVAGKFEIFFVNSLGLPYKSGVIFFIIIFIGAIIWGIRYSHKKANVLLNTGLLSLAFVLIGYASYLMVLVRAEYNPPINENNPNDVLSFVSYLKREQYGSRPLLYGPSFVSRPVSQKRGAPMYRKQDGKYAIYDYRPEYEYEPGSSMLLPRMYSTQSGHPQLYQQMTGLAEGQKPTMGNNLSFMFSYQIGHMYWRYFLWNFVGRESDEEGAGNMLPWDAGKKYPAPIANNKAHDNYFMLPFILGLLGIVVVYFRQKRDLLVLGLLFVLTGVALVVYLNSPPTEPRERDYIYVGSFYIFCIWIGFGVISVADALSKFVKSATTRAGAATAVCLVVPVIMGVKGWDNHNRDNRFHSVDFAKNLLNSCAPNAILFTGGDNDTFPLWYVQEVEGFRTDVRVCNLSLLGTDWYIDQMKRKTYLSEALPISLDKNNYAFGKNDIVPFYEIPSVKAGINLKEYLGLVKQENKAIQVPLTSGDMTSILPSSVLFLPVNAEAVKKMNIIKSDLIPFVSDSISWTIGKGDLYKSDLIMLDIIATNDWARPIYFSSTLGGSSYLNLKEYMQLEGYAYRLLPVKVPGASDGYVNTDVMYNNLMNKMFWRELDNPNTYYDNTYLGSPVATARIAFLRLTGQLIADGKKDEAKKAIEKSLATMPDKSIPYDQFSANFIGPLFDLGETKKALEIAETMATRADEVLTWAKDNGTTKRRDSNVYLYIMQIIVQECREAKQEAIAKKYEAIFQKHLAAFNMYGGQ, encoded by the coding sequence ATGACCCGTTTCAACCGTTCCAACAACCTTACGGGTTGGATTGTTTTCGCAATCGCATTAATCACATATACGCTTACAGTTGAACGAACTGCCAGTTTTTGGGATTGCGGAGAATTTATTGCTTGTGCTTTCAAATTACAGGTGCCACACCCTCCGGGAGCACCTTTTTTCCTGTTAATAGGGCGCATTTTTTCACTGTTGGCATTCGGCGACCTCAGCAACGTCGCTTACTGGGTCAACATGGTTTCGGTGCTGAGCAGCGCTTTTACAATTCTTTTCCTGTTCTGGACCATTACATTGCTGGCACGCAAGCTGATAGCCAAATCCGATGCTGACCTTACATCAGGCGACATCATCCTGTTAATGGGTGCAGGAATTGTGGGTTCACTTGCTTATACGTGGTCCGATTCATTCTGGTTTTCGGCCGTTGAAGCAGAGGTTTACGGGATGTCATCATTCTTTACGGCCATCGTGATCTGGGCCGTTTTCAAATGGGAACGTGTCGACGATCCGGCTGCTGAAAACCGCTGGCTGATCTTTATCGCTTACCTGGTTGGACTTTCCATAGGCGTCCATTTGCTGAATCTGGTAACTATTCCCGCCTTAGCATTGGTTTATTATTTCAAAAAATATCCCAAGGTCAGCGTTTTCGGAGGCATTCTTGCATTTGCTGGCGGGCTTGTAATTCTGGCCATTATCAACTCCGGTATCATTCCCGGTTTGCCGAGTGTTGCAGGTAAATTTGAGATCTTCTTCGTTAACTCACTGGGACTTCCTTACAAATCCGGTGTTATATTCTTTATCATTATTTTCATTGGCGCCATTATTTGGGGGATTCGTTATTCTCACAAAAAAGCCAATGTGCTCCTTAATACAGGCCTTCTTTCCCTGGCTTTTGTTTTGATCGGTTATGCGAGTTATCTCATGGTGCTTGTGCGGGCCGAGTACAATCCGCCGATCAATGAAAACAATCCTAATGACGTGCTAAGCTTCGTTTCTTACCTGAAAAGGGAGCAATATGGCAGTCGTCCTCTGCTTTACGGACCATCATTTGTATCGCGTCCGGTAAGCCAGAAACGCGGTGCGCCTATGTATCGCAAGCAGGATGGTAAATATGCCATTTATGACTATCGTCCTGAGTATGAGTACGAACCGGGAAGCAGCATGTTGTTGCCTCGTATGTACAGCACCCAGTCGGGTCACCCGCAGCTATACCAGCAAATGACTGGCTTGGCAGAAGGCCAGAAGCCGACGATGGGTAACAACCTGTCTTTTATGTTCTCGTATCAGATCGGACATATGTATTGGCGTTATTTCCTCTGGAATTTCGTTGGGCGTGAAAGTGATGAGGAAGGGGCTGGAAACATGCTTCCGTGGGATGCAGGTAAAAAATATCCCGCACCAATTGCCAATAACAAGGCGCATGATAACTATTTTATGCTGCCATTTATTCTGGGGTTACTTGGGATCGTGGTGGTTTATTTCAGACAAAAACGAGATCTGCTTGTCCTGGGATTATTGTTTGTATTAACAGGCGTAGCACTCGTTGTTTACCTCAACTCGCCGCCGACGGAGCCACGTGAGCGGGATTATATTTATGTTGGATCATTCTACATTTTCTGTATCTGGATTGGCTTTGGGGTGATTTCCGTCGCCGATGCATTAAGCAAATTTGTGAAAAGCGCCACGACGCGTGCCGGAGCAGCTACGGCAGTTTGCCTGGTTGTGCCTGTTATTATGGGTGTAAAAGGCTGGGATAACCACAATCGCGATAACAGATTCCATTCCGTTGATTTTGCCAAAAACCTATTGAATTCCTGCGCACCGAACGCGATCCTGTTCACCGGCGGTGATAATGATACATTCCCATTATGGTACGTTCAGGAAGTGGAAGGCTTCCGGACGGACGTTCGTGTTTGCAACCTAAGCTTGCTGGGAACCGACTGGTATATTGACCAAATGAAGCGCAAAACGTATTTATCAGAAGCGCTTCCGATTTCTTTGGATAAGAACAATTATGCTTTTGGTAAAAACGACATTGTGCCTTTCTATGAGATCCCGAGCGTAAAAGCGGGAATCAATTTGAAGGAATATCTTGGATTGGTAAAACAAGAAAACAAGGCCATTCAGGTGCCGCTTACCAGTGGTGATATGACTTCGATTTTGCCGTCATCCGTTCTTTTCCTGCCTGTGAATGCTGAGGCAGTGAAGAAAATGAACATTATCAAAAGCGACCTGATCCCATTCGTAAGCGACTCCATCAGCTGGACGATTGGAAAGGGTGATTTATACAAATCAGACCTGATCATGCTGGATATTATCGCCACAAACGACTGGGCCAGGCCGATTTACTTCTCTTCTACATTAGGGGGTTCAAGTTACCTAAATTTGAAAGAATACATGCAGCTGGAAGGATATGCTTACCGCCTGCTTCCAGTAAAAGTGCCAGGTGCCAGCGACGGTTACGTGAACACGGATGTAATGTATAACAACCTGATGAACAAGATGTTCTGGCGCGAGCTTGATAATCCAAACACTTACTATGATAACACATACTTGGGTTCACCGGTTGCCACAGCGCGCATCGCATTCCTTCGTTTGACAGGTCAGCTCATCGCAGACGGCAAGAAGGATGAAGCTAAGAAAGCGATTGAAAAATCTTTGGCGACAATGCCTGACAAAAGCATTCCATACGATCAGTTTTCCGCAAACTTTATAGGGCCATTGTTCGATTTGGGAGAAACTAAAAAGGCATTGGAAATAGCAGAAACAATGGCTACCCGCGCAGATGAAGTGTTAACATGGGCCAAAGACAACGGGACCACCAAACGCCGTGACAGCAATGTATATCTGTACATCATGCAAATCATCGTTCAGGAATGCCGCGAAGCCAAACAAGAAGCCATAGCCAAGAAGTACGAAGCCATTTTCCAGAAGCATCTGGCAGCGTTTAATATGTACGGCGGACAGTAA
- a CDS encoding ABC transporter permease, translating to MRNIFLVIRREYLVRVKKKSFLIMTLLGPLLFVGFYAVVIWVAIGSVDTKTVQVLDESGLFKNEFKDSETLKFDYLTSSLDSAKADFKGSDANALVYIPKNVIKEPKSVRIYAAKNVSMDLKSEIEKVIEKEIEDIKLGEAGITHKILEDSRVNVNSETISLSEEGEKTSSSGAATVIGGICAFLIYMSVFIYGTQVMRGITEEKTSRIVEVIISSVKPFHLMLGKIIGVALVGLTQFVLWILLTTALTSATSAILSNKMSQQSPKVAQEMQKMQNGMPASSMPGGNVENPIAEVLGAVSSLNLPLILGCFLFYYLGGYLLYSALFGAVGAAVDNDADTQQFMLPITLPIIFSFVFAQFVLRDPDGTLAFWTSIIPFTSPIIMMVRIPFGVPAWEIALSMVLLVLGFMGTTWLAARIYRVGILMYGKKVSYKELAKWIFYK from the coding sequence ATGCGCAATATATTTTTGGTAATCAGAAGAGAATATCTGGTAAGGGTAAAAAAGAAGTCATTTCTGATCATGACACTGCTCGGGCCATTGCTGTTCGTCGGTTTTTACGCGGTTGTTATTTGGGTGGCTATCGGTTCTGTTGATACCAAAACGGTTCAGGTGCTGGACGAAAGCGGTTTATTCAAAAATGAGTTTAAGGATAGCGAAACATTGAAATTCGATTATCTGACCTCTTCGCTGGATTCGGCCAAGGCGGATTTTAAAGGCAGTGACGCAAATGCATTGGTATACATTCCAAAAAATGTCATCAAGGAACCCAAAAGCGTCCGCATCTATGCAGCCAAGAATGTGAGTATGGACCTGAAATCGGAAATTGAAAAGGTTATTGAAAAAGAAATCGAAGACATTAAACTTGGAGAAGCAGGCATCACGCACAAAATTCTGGAAGATTCGCGGGTCAATGTCAATTCAGAAACCATTAGTCTGAGCGAAGAAGGTGAAAAAACCAGCAGTTCCGGTGCGGCAACGGTGATTGGCGGCATTTGTGCATTCCTCATTTATATGTCTGTTTTTATTTACGGTACCCAAGTGATGCGAGGTATAACGGAGGAAAAAACGAGTCGCATTGTAGAAGTCATCATTTCTTCGGTAAAGCCCTTTCATTTAATGTTGGGGAAAATCATTGGCGTGGCGTTGGTCGGATTGACGCAGTTCGTGCTCTGGATTTTACTCACGACTGCATTAACAAGCGCCACTTCGGCTATTTTAAGCAATAAAATGTCCCAGCAATCTCCCAAGGTTGCCCAGGAAATGCAGAAAATGCAGAATGGAATGCCCGCTTCCAGCATGCCGGGCGGGAATGTCGAAAATCCGATCGCGGAAGTTTTAGGCGCCGTGAGCAGTCTTAATCTTCCATTAATCCTGGGCTGCTTTTTGTTCTATTATCTGGGAGGTTACCTGCTTTACAGCGCACTTTTCGGGGCGGTCGGTGCCGCAGTGGACAATGATGCCGATACCCAGCAATTTATGCTGCCTATCACATTACCCATTATTTTCTCCTTCGTTTTCGCCCAATTCGTCCTCCGCGATCCCGATGGCACATTGGCTTTCTGGACTTCCATCATTCCTTTTACATCCCCGATCATTATGATGGTGCGGATTCCATTTGGCGTTCCGGCCTGGGAAATCGCACTTTCTATGGTGCTTCTCGTGCTCGGTTTTATGGGCACAACCTGGCTCGCAGCCAGGATTTACCGCGTTGGAATTCTCATGTACGGTAAAAAAGTAAGTTATAAAGAGCTGGCCAAATGGATCTTTTACAAGTAA
- a CDS encoding ABC transporter ATP-binding protein → MNIIEVRNVTKEYSNHIALDDVSINIPKGCIFGLLGPNGAGKTSLIRIINQITGPDKGEILFDGQHLNQSHISRIGYLPEERGLYKKMKVGEQLLYLAQLKGLSQKQAMDKLKTWFIKFDIKTWWDKSVSDLSKGMQQKVQFVSTVLHEPDLIILDEPFSGFDPINANLIRDEILELKQKGSTIIFSTHRMETVEELCDNIALIHKAKKVLDGPKKLIKEQFKTHTYFVEYKGDLSGLEDLYTLTPEKELENGFRRTNIHLGESASPNDLLRDLLPKAEIRSFGENIPSMSDIFMRSVNEVPEA, encoded by the coding sequence ATGAATATCATAGAAGTAAGGAATGTTACCAAGGAGTATTCCAATCACATTGCACTGGACGATGTCAGTATTAATATCCCGAAAGGCTGTATTTTCGGCTTGCTGGGTCCTAATGGTGCGGGAAAAACGTCGCTGATCCGGATCATTAACCAGATTACGGGGCCGGACAAGGGCGAAATTTTGTTTGACGGACAGCATTTGAATCAAAGCCACATTTCGCGCATTGGTTATTTGCCGGAGGAGCGGGGGCTGTATAAAAAGATGAAAGTGGGGGAGCAATTGCTTTACCTGGCGCAGCTGAAAGGCTTATCGCAAAAACAGGCGATGGACAAACTGAAAACATGGTTTATCAAATTTGACATTAAAACCTGGTGGGATAAAAGCGTTTCCGATCTGTCGAAAGGAATGCAGCAAAAGGTGCAATTCGTTTCAACAGTGCTCCACGAACCAGATTTGATCATTCTGGACGAGCCATTTTCAGGTTTCGACCCGATTAATGCCAACCTGATCCGCGATGAAATTTTGGAATTAAAACAAAAAGGCAGCACGATCATTTTTTCAACGCATAGAATGGAAACGGTGGAAGAGCTCTGCGATAACATTGCATTGATACACAAGGCCAAAAAAGTGCTTGACGGCCCCAAAAAGCTGATTAAGGAACAATTCAAAACCCACACCTATTTTGTTGAGTATAAGGGAGATCTGAGCGGACTGGAAGATCTTTACACGCTTACTCCTGAAAAAGAACTCGAAAATGGTTTCAGGCGCACCAACATTCATTTGGGAGAAAGTGCAAGTCCGAATGATTTGCTCCGGGATCTACTGCCCAAAGCAGAGATCCGGTCGTTCGGGGAGAACATTCCGAGTATGAGCGATATTTTCATGCGTTCTGTTAACGAAGTTCCCGAAGCATAG